CTAACAGTATATAAGTCTGAAGAACACCTCTGTCAGGTAGAACCTCAGCGCAGGCTAGATTTGGAAAGTGACGTGTGCTGGCCAAACTCCAGCTTCAAGAGTCCATTGCTCTCGGGGCTCCCAGCAACCAAAGGAAAGGCAGACAGAAAATAAAGCCTTTTTAGCTTTCTTTCAGCTATTAACAATATATCCAGCTTTCACCCAATCTGCGTGTTCACTGTTTTCTGAATCCAGAAATGACCTCTGCTGAGAAAAATATGGAGGGCcgaaggttccccacatctggtcAGGGGGTGCATCTTGAGAAAATATTACCAGTAACCTCTTATGACCGTAGAAAGAATAATCCCCTCTCCTTTTGCTCGTGCTGGATTTAAACTATCATTTCTTATTTCAGCTACCTGCAGAGATCACTTGGACGCTGTTTAAACTACAAGCCTACCCATTCAAGAGGTCCCCTAGGTTGGAGAACACTGAGGTGGACAGCTTCTCATCCTTTCGAGGTCAACAAAATAAAGCTCTGCCATAGATACTTGGATCTAGTGACTCCAGCCATCGAGTCATGTTACTGCATTTGTAGactctaagacaggggtcagcaaacattttcagcagggggctagtccactgtccttcagaccttgtggggggccggactatattttgggagggggggaatgaacaaattcctatgccccacaaataacccagagatgcattttaaataaaagcacacattctactcatgttaaaacatgctgattcccaaactgtccgcaggccggatttagaaggcaattgggccgcatccggcccccgggccttagtttggggacccctgctctaagagaATGGAGTTACCAGAGTCTTATTTAGGGAGGGGAGAAAGTTGTCAGGGCTGccacacactttttagacatggcACATATGCCCATGCAACTCTTAGCATTACATGCGGACATCGCTTGAAAGCTTAAGCTTTCAGCTGAGGAAGCTTCAGGGAAATTAAATAAACCAACATGTGAATGCAGCCGTCATGAGTGCACTGAGCAACTTAAtacaagaatggggaacctgtgacctcccAGGTGTCCCTAGAATGCacctcccatcatctccaactattgatcatgcttgctggggctgatgggcactgTAGACCAACGGCTTCTTGGGGGACACTATCCCATTGGCTACCCCAATTATTACATACTCCCCCTTCCATTACAGAAGAAGACTTCAAGTCACAGTCAAGttcacccatttttatttttatttgattttacacaGCTTTTCAAGAAAGCTCTGAGATTCGAGTAGAATTGGAGCGGCTATTTTTCTTGCAGGCAAGGAAATATCCCAGAATCCCCAGTGTCAAAGCTAGGAAGGCAGTTGCTATGGACAGTCCTGCCACTGTCAACAGAGACATCTCATGGGTACCTGAGAAAGAGAAGCAGGAGATTGAAtttgggcccttctgcatgcagagcatgtgcactACCATACACCTATGCATTTTACACGTTTCTGCTCCATGGAAGTGTCATTATTTGCCACGAGGACCATCACCATCATCCAATTGCACATTGCAGCCCATCATTGAGGACAGTTCTTCTGGATCTGATCTTACATGACCTGGACAGGCCACATTCACCCACCACATGGTGAAGACAGATGGTCAAGGGCCATacctcctctcttcccaggaaGAAGTCATTCAATTGGAGGCCAACTGATTTACAACTGCAGGCAGctgcagtcccccaccccacccccaagacttGCAAGGTCAAACTCTGCTTACTGGCTAGGTACAACTGCCAAAGCACTTTAATATGGTTAACATAGCTGCCTTAGAACATACATAGCTGCTTCATGTCACCTTGGAACTAGGAGTCCAtccaaggctacaatcctaaccacAGTTAGCTGGAAGTACACTCCAAAGAACTCCATGggattgacttctgagtagacctggttaGAATTGCACTGTATGATGCCTTATACAAGGTCAGACTATTTATCTGGCCTACTATCACCTACCATGGGCAaaaagattgcagggggttgaattagatgaccctaactctatgattctatgactgccaGCTCTCTTAagttttcaggcagaggtctttttgagccctacctagagatgcaaGGGGCTGAACAGCAGACTTTCTGCATGCTAAAAATGCCACCCAAAACTGCAGCCTTACCTTCTCTCATTGCCCCCATGGTTCTTTGGTTTTCAGGAAGATGCCCCAAACTCTTTGGGGCACCCAGGACAACCGGTCCTATCAGCACATCAGCCTCTGCTCTTCCCACTGAAGGGTCACCTGCAAAAGCATGAAAGCCTAGAAACTTATTTTGATCAGGTTCGAGTTAAGCTCCTTTTAACACATTTCCTCCTATGGGACAATCATAGCCAATCTAGACACTGACGATGCAGAGGGGTTGGTGgcagcaggtggtggtggtggtggtggggaacaggATGAGCTCTAATGGGATTGAGTCCCAGAAGGAGGGAAGTTGTTGGATGAACATTAGGAGAAACATCTTGGATGGCAAGAGCAGTTGACTGGAACCAGTTGTCTTTTCATCCTCTGAAAAATTGGAGCCAATAGGAAGCTTTTTTTGACCCATGCAGGAAGCAAGGCCTCGTCTCCTGGAGTCACCACCCTTGTTCCATAAGTCActctggacacagaatttacCATGCACAATAACAGGAGCATCTCTCTGGAAGCGTCCTCTCGTCTCTCTCCACCAGGGATCCATCCTTCCAGACCGGCCTGCAGGTGGCATACAGTTCCTCCTCTCACAGCAGCTGCAGATGTCTGCAGCACCTTCAATGGGAGTCCAGCTGCAGCAAAAGGGGGGTACAGGAATCACTCCTCCCCTGCTGGTCTCGGCTTCTCAGACAGCCCCACCCTCCACAGTTCTCAGCTGCTTCCCTCACCTGTTCCTTGCTTTGTTGAAAGAGCAAGCCTTGTTGAGAGGACCAAGaggctgatcagctgctgtgACTTTCAAGTGGCAAGTAATGTAGACCTGGAGAAAGTAAGGGGGGAGAAAGTAAGGGGGGAGCCCCAAAGAAAGACCATTGGACTTTCCAGCATTGCGGCCTATTGAGCAACTCAATGCTCTGCAAATGCCATTGGgctccaggtcccatcagccccagccagcatgaccaatggtcagggataatgagagttcTAGCCAATCCACATCTAGAGAACCACAGATTCTCCCACACTCATGCTCAAACAACTCTGTCACAGTGGCTTTACCAAGTCCAACGAGCTagttctattattttatttatatacagtacagtcatacctcgtgttgcatacgCTCTGTGTTGTGTACATTTGGATTACGCACCTCCATGACCCAGAAGTCCTCCATGGAGCATGCGGAGTGCAcgggtgcacagaagcattctgtgcactttgcgcatgcacagaagcacaaaaaccCACAAAGTTCCgggttttgctgttgttgttgttgttgttcgttcGTGTTAAGTACGCCCAGGTTACGTGgtgcgacccggaacggatcacaTACGTTACATGGGGTACCACTGCATTGAATTTATAGACCGCTCTAttcccggaggtctcagggtacttcacagaacaaaatcaaaatataaaaccacaaaatatataatcaaaataaaaacaaccacccaataaaAGGCTAAAAACACAGCATGTAGCTACCGGTATATCTGGAATCCATAGTGTACAATGCAGCCTCTCTAGCCATCAAAGTACAGGAGGCACAGGGAAGTTAGCCCATTGTTGGCCCTTGGGAAGCACTGGGCTTTTGCAGGCACTGACAGTCAGCTGGCTGGCATTGCCTGAAAAGCCCCTTTCAtccatgccctgcttttcctgtaggtagggaaggaggagaaattcaattccatACTCATTCAAAGCCAAATCTTCCAAATTTGCACGTCCCTAaataatatgagaactgaaatgcagctatccttcaaaatccgcACCAGTTTGaaagtttgcaatgcagttctcctagaaacagagaactgtagagctggaaggaaccatgggggtcgtctagtccaaccccctgcaatgcaggaatcttttgcccaacttggggctcaaacccacaaccctgagattcagagtctcctgctctaccaactgagctatcccagctgacaATAATTACAAAATTGCACACATTAAGGAAAGTGgattaaaaaaacccaagatATTAATGAAAAAacgcattgtattaggggaatgTTCTTGCAagacattagtcaaaactgcatataaaatgtatttaatacaataaattcacactaaaacactGGTGAACTTTCATggggatatattttttttaatgccaattgCTGCAAAATGCGCCTGATCAGGAAGCTTGCTGTGTTCATTAATGTCTCACCAAGCCTCCATTATCTCCTGCAAACTGGAAGGCATCAACTGTGAACTGGAGAGAATCCTGCCTGGGTCTTGGGGACACAAAGGCTGAACTGGAGTCATCTGATCTCCCATCAACCAGGCATCTAAGACAAAACATATGGTTTAGCAACATTGCCCCAGTAGCTGACAGCCAAATAAATGCAACCCAGAGATCCTGGCAAGAAAGGCATACTTACCCATTGAAGTCAATTATAGCATATCTGGGAGAAGAGTCTCTGTCTGGGCTCAGCGTGGCCACACAGTTGTCAATGAAGAGCTTCAGAACCACGTGGTTCTCAGTATTGACATCAGCCTGGATGTGCATGGCATCTCCCAGCTGATATCTGTTAATGGTTCTCTCTGCACTCCAGTCATCTAGAAGGCAATCCTTATCTTAATACAGGGATGGGATAATACAGGTGCCCTAGGTAAGCACCTGAAACACCTGGAATCTCAcatcactcagagattggggtagcctactgtacaaaagaagactgatcaccgaagaattgatgcttttgaatgatggttctggaggagactcttgagagttccatggactgcaaaaagatcaaacttatccatccttaaagaaatcagccctgagtgctcattggaagggcagatcctgaagttgaggctccagtactttggccacctcatgagaagagaagactccctagaaaagaccctgatgttgggaaagatggagggcacaaggagaaggggacgacagaggatgagatggttggacagtgttctcgaagcgactagcatgagtttggccaaactgcgggaggcagtgtaagATAGGtctgcctggtgtgctctggtccatggggtcacgaagagtcggacacgactgaacgactgaacaacaacactgtacAAAAGTTCATCACACTTTTGCCTCTAGTCTCACCCATCACCGACATACAGCCCTTGAAGGCAATGCATCCCTTGAActtaaaaaaggttccccatcctgtcagggaactgccacctggcccactgaggggaacggagggtccgttagcatacagagagccccgacgccaattcagcagcaagcacctcttccagcggggaaagctgccacacctccagtggggaggagagggagggaaccagccaggcggggagggggcttaggggtgccactgagagccccagcgcctcttctagccaggagccacaaacagggagcctggtggggagagggcttggggggtGTTGCTGAGActctgcgctcacctcgcccggctggtcaggcgggaggcacgccatttccggcaccccagttgcgcagagggatgaaacgcaaggagggtaggaggagacttggggtgccgaagttcttatgctgggggagaagccagaaggggccactcccggattctgccagcgactgagacagataTGCTTttcgtagctctgcactgtaaatagtttgcacaataaaactgccaaagactgtttgggctcctgctctgtTACTTGTGAAGCACCTTCACGCGAACCCTTACACATCCCGACTTACGAAGTAGACACTATTTTCCCCAAGGCTGCCACCTACCATTCATCAGACGCAACGAGAAGGCCAACCTTGCTTCTGCAGAAATGGTAGAGCTGAAAGGAATCCATGTTGGCCTGATGGACTTGCTGCTCACATTGTCTTTCCTGAAAGGGACAGTCTTCACTGATCAACCAGTTCTCCAAGGAACAGTCACTGGGAAGGTGCAATCAGAGAACAAAGAGCCACTCACCTCGGATAGTGACATTCAATAGGAACTTCAGCTGGGCTGGTCCTGATGATTTGAGTGTTACTTCCAGGATTAGGACTATAGTAGAGGCTTATGCTATAGACAAGAGAGTCTGGAGTCATCTGGAAGGAGAAGAGCAGTGGCAAATATAGATTCACAGCAggcttcatcaacctggtgctctccagatgttatggactccaattcccatcatctgcactagttggggctgatgagagttgggagtccaccacatctggagggcaccaggatagAGAAGGCTGCTCAAACCATTGTTAGTTCATATAAACGCATCATATTCCCAAAAATAAATGCCACCTTAAAAATATGGACTTGACCCTTggatctctcccaactctacaattctattatcatTCCATTGCTAGTCTCAAGATATATTCCCTGTTAAGTGTAGGGAAGTGCAATCAGCCCAGAGGGATGCCCCCTCCATCATCTGTTATAATGTAAGAGGATAGTGAGGGACCATTCAGAGGTGGCCTTGTGCAGGGCTTAGGACATGGGCACAAAGAACCTAGGACCACCAGACAAATTCCATGCACATCTGAAAAGCACAAGTTGTTTTGTGTAGGCTGCAAAAAGTGGTACATGAATTTTATAGAATTTTATAGATAACcaaatttcatcctcacaacaattctGATGTAGTTATTTGTTTAGTTTGTTGCCCAATGCAAAACATCTCCAggtacagtttaaaaaaaaaaacccaccaggttTAGTGATAGCAGCATACACAAACAAAAATCCAGCACCACAGAAAGCGGCAGATGACTTGCCTAAGGTAATCAGTCAGCTTCTTgagtgagtggggatttgaactcaggtcttgCCAGTCCTAGCTGAACATACAGTACTAGCAGTCACTACCTAGGCTCAACCATCATTAAACCAGCAGCATTCTGCATTCACTTCTCTCTAAGAAGGTCCTTCTGCCACCTTGGGGTACAAGCCATAGGAAGCGAAACTTTTGACTATTTTTGGAAAAAGGAAactaatgttttatttgcagacCTCGCATAATGATAACCACTCCTATCCCTTTTGTTTTGAGAAGTTTCCATTGAATGGAGGATTCTATGATAAGGCTCTAAGATTAGTGCAGCACACACGTGCTGGTGCACAGAGTATTGCTGGTTCAGGATCCCAACCTGTCCATCACATTGCTCTCTCAGATAGTTGCTCCTTTTCtcacttttaaaggtaaaggtaaaggacccttgacagttaagtccagtcacgaatgactctggggttgcggcgctcacctcgctttacaggccgaaggagccggcattttttccgggtcatgtggccagcatgactaagccgcttctggcgcaatggaacaccaaatccagagtagcacacggaaatgccatttaccttcctgctggagcggttcctgtttatctacttgcactttgacgtgccttcgaactgctaggttggcaggagctgggaccgagcaacgggagctcaccccgtcgtggggattcgaaccaccgaccttctgatcggcaagcccaagaggctcagtggtttagaccacagtgccacccgcatcccttttctCGCCTTTACCTACCCCATTGAAAAGAAACACATTACCAGTTCCAGGGTTCGTTAAAGCATTTCTATTTCTGCAAATGTTAGGGTTCCCCCAAAGCCATCAATACCTCCCTCTCATGCACGGGCACAGGGGCGTCTTgtccatagaggcaagtggcacgcggcgccaagttctggagggcaccagggaagaggcggaggctggacgcggcacctcccggcatcagctcactgccctcgcccgcctctGCCATGCCATGCCGAAGCAGCTCTGAGCCTCCACCTGCTGTGGCCACCACGGCAcaggtgccagggaagaggcggaggctggatgtggCGTCTCCTgacatcagctcgccgccctcgccCGCCTTGCTGAAGCAGCACCGTGCCTGGAgtctccgcctcttccccaccagagaagccgccctccagccgttgccctcctccagcgccatacaaaggtcagcaactctgggaaccggggggggggtgccggagggatctttgcaccacggcgccagatatacttaagacagccctgcacagGCAGTATCTTTTTAACCACATGAACAAACAGTAGCCACAGCTGGAGCACCAGAAATATGGGGAGTCTTTCCACCCCCGGTATACTTCTTCACCCATTAGGCTTTTCTTGTTACTTTAGAACAACTAAAAGAAGCTAAAGGAACTCAAGAAGCACATGCATTTCATcaccaaagaaaaaaaaatccttccagtagcaccttagagaccaactaagtttgttcttggtatgagctttcgtgtgctcaccttagagaccaacacggctacctacctgtaaatgcatTCCATCAGTTCACCTTACCTGTAAGATGCTGCCACACTCATGGAGCCCAACTTCAAAGACCACCATATTCTCTGCATTGTCAAGGGAGGTGTATTGGCAACCAAGAGAGCCCAGGATCAGGTCCGCAGCTTGGACGAGCCTCCCCGTCCCAAACAGGTCCCTGTTCACAGTTACGACCACCTGAGCCTCCATGCAATGCACAGTCACGGGAGTCAGGAGGGATAAAGCCCTCGGCTGGGAAACGTCCACCCAAGCCCAGGGTGAAGACCGAGACAAGACTGAGCCGCGAGGCTGTCCCCCTGGAGGAACAGTCCTGGAAGGAGATCTCCAAACCAGATCGTCCCCAGACAACTCCCAAGGGCCTGCAATGTCCACCACACTAATTACTACACACAACAGCACACTGCTAACGTAAGCTAAGAGCCCCATTCTGACTGCAAAATTAAACCACCACCCACTGTGTCTCAAAGAGGACCAGGGCAGGAGAGGAAGGCTTTAAATGCTGCGGATCCAGCCCCTTCACAGCTGTTGCCAGCTGCAGAGAAGGAATAAGAGCAATGAGCCTCAGCTGGAGACAATGCAGACTTGACTCACTGGGACTTtatcctctctttttaaaaataataataataaatctttattgaaagttcaaaaggTACATAAATATATGTGCATTAAACATGGTGAGATGtaaattaaagagagagaaagaaaaagagaaacagaacccatgtagaagggaaaataaagggggagggagaaacccAAAACTGTGTATTTTACAAaattgttattgtacttcaccagatcttaacctattccaggtatttgtaagaatggattccaaatatcagtgaatttgtccatggcaagtctgcgtttatatgcaagttgttcatatgttgcaagtttgtatataagtcttcaatccaatcgtagaaggtACTTTATCCTGAAAACACTTAgcccatgagtaggcaaactagggCCAGGGGGCCAGatctgacccaatcgccttctaaatctggcccgcagacggtccaggaatcagcgtgtttttaaacgagtagaatgtgtgcttttattcaaaatgcatctctgggttatttgtggggcataggaattcattcatttatttattttttcaaaatatagtccggccccccacaaggtctgagggacagtggaccggccccctgctgaagaagtttgctgacccctgacttagccTAAGAGCGCTTCCAGatgcatgagagccagtgtggtgtagtggttaagagcagtagactcgttatctggggaaccgggttcgcgtctccactcctccacatgcagctgctgggtgaacttgggctagtcacacttctttgaagtctctcagccccactcacctcacagagtgtttgttgtgggggaggaagggaaaggagaatgttagccgctttgagactccttcgggtagtgataaagcaagatatcaaatccaaactcttgttctTCTTCTGTTGTGACTCCTCCAACATGCAGTTTCACTGGATGTCTAAAAATGCTAGTGTTATGAGggaagaaaacctttccctctccactttctccatgccatgcatagaTTTATGGAGATCTATCATGTCAGAAGGGGTGTGGTGGCCTTAGAGGCAAAGAAGCAAACTTGTGAATGGTGatgccatggactggttggacacagaggaatggtgagaggtACCAAGTGAGGAACCACCAATGGAAgtaggctcagagcccagggagtggtggtgggataacAGTGtgtggtcacagggagaagactgggaagaggaggtgctggaaGCCGAGagggtaacagggtttagtgtgCTGAGGGAATCTGTAGCAGAGAGAAGTCTAGAATCTGAGGGAGAagttgaagcaggagaggagagagggctaGAGGATgagatgagtcaggctagtgAAGAGGCACAAGCTCCCCTCCTCACTTGTCTCCCAGacccagaagaggcatgaaaagggcaaagAAGAGATTGGTGACGTGCAGGCGCAGTCTCCAATTACTTGGGGAGGGGAACCTGGAGAGGAGAGGGTTTAGGCATCTGTGAGAAGCAGGAACCTTCAGCCTCAGAAACTGCTTCATCAGgtcactgtgatctaaaccaatgagcctcttgggcttgccgatcagaaagttggtggttcgaatccctgtgacagggtgaacGCCAGTTGCTctttcctagctcctgccaacctagcagttcaaaagcacgccagtgcaagtagataaataggtaccgctgtggcgggaaggtaaatggcatttctgcatgctctggtttctgtcatggtgtcccattgtgccagaagcggttaagccatgctggccacatgacccagaaacctgCCTGTGGACAGATGCCAGCTACCTCGGCctggaagcaagatgagcgccaaaaccccatagttgcctttgactggacttaaccgtccaggggtcctttaccttttttacctttcatcggggcaagacctaccggagaggagttgctgtgctcattaggcctgacactcctatATCGATCGTGTTTTTGATAATAAAGGGTTAACTCCAACTCGCATgctgtgatttactgctggctgaTACAAATGAAAGTTAGAGCAGgattgggaaacctgtggtctccAGTTGGTACAGTCTTCCCAATTCAGTCTCAGCAAggacggccaatggtcagggatcccggGCGTTACACATTATGTGCtctcttgttttattttcttttataaaaggCTTATTTTTGCTATATCCTAGAGAAAAGCCATGGCGTAGTCAGCATGGTGCCTTCTCATGGAGCTTCTACTggtaggggaaaaaaatattatgaacATACGAAGCTGTCTTAACCCCACACCACTGCTGCATCTAATTCAGCAGTGTTTCATAGCCACACTAGCAGCAACACTCCAGCATTTTGAGCAGAATTCTCTCCCAACATACCCAACAAAGACAggcttccaaaagaaaaaaaaagttgttacAGTTTATTCAGAACTATATTTTAATACATAACTTCATTCTTTGGAAATAATGGCAATGAACCCAAGGGGAGGAAGTATATTGTGTTTACTAACCAGGTTCAACATAATTACTTTAAAACAAAGGCACTTCTGCCAAGTGATTCA
The sequence above is drawn from the Lacerta agilis isolate rLacAgi1 chromosome 13, rLacAgi1.pri, whole genome shotgun sequence genome and encodes:
- the LOC117057116 gene encoding zona pellucida sperm-binding protein 3-like, translated to MGLLAYVSSVLLCVVISVVDIAGPWELSGDDLVWRSPSRTVPPGGQPRGSVLSRSSPWAWVDVSQPRALSLLTPVTVHCMEAQVVVTVNRDLFGTGRLVQAADLILGSLGCQYTSLDNAENMVVFEVGLHECGSILQMTPDSLVYSISLYYSPNPGSNTQIIRTSPAEVPIECHYPRKDNVSSKSIRPTWIPFSSTISAEARLAFSLRLMNDDWSAERTINRYQLGDAMHIQADVNTENHVVLKLFIDNCVATLSPDRDSSPRYAIIDFNGCLVDGRSDDSSSAFVSPRPRQDSLQFTVDAFQFAGDNGGLVYITCHLKVTAADQPLGPLNKACSFNKARNSWTPIEGAADICSCCERRNCMPPAGRSGRMDPWWRETRGRFQRDAPVIVHGDPSVGRAEADVLIGPVVLGAPKSLGHLPENQRTMGAMREGKAAVLGGIFSMQKVCCSAPCISR